A region of the Thermanaerothrix sp. genome:
CACGTAGGAAAACCGCCCGGCGAACTCCACCTCCCCGTCGGGCCTTATCCTAAACCACGAAGGGGACACCACCGACACGGATGGGAACGATGGGTCCAGGTGTGGGTCAGTCCTGTACATCGGATCCCACACCAGGGAGAAGGGGTGCTGCAGCGGGGAGTTCAACGGGGAAGGAAGGTCCCTAAGCTCCCCCAGGGAGTTGAGGCGGTACAGCATAACCCCCCCGTCAACGGCGGCCATGGCCACGCCGAGCACCGGCTCAAAGCCCCGGATGTCCATGAACACATCGCCGCTAACCAGGCTCCCCCGGGCGGTAAGGCGAAGCCCCTCAAGGGGCACGTCGAAGGACACCATGGGGTTGCCGGGCCTTAGCTCCATGACCACCAGCTTGGAGCTCCCGTCGAATGCCAGGTCCGCCCCAATGCGTCTTAAAGCCCCAAGGGGCACCAGCACCGACTCTCCCCGCCTTATGGCCGTGCCCGCCACCACCGGACGGTCCCCCACGGCGTTAAGGTACAGCGGAACCGGCTCGTCCGCCGCCCCATCTCCGGCCCCAAAGGCCAGTGAGGACAGGGCCAGCACGAACACCGCGGCTATCCAAAGACATCTCCTGCACGCTGCAAAGCTCCTCAAAGAAACTACCTCCCAAATGGACACGGATCACCGGCCGCGATACCACAGCCCACGAGGGGACATCTCCGCCGGACATCCTTGAATTTTTCGTTATAGCCCATTATGGGGCAATGCTCTTCACAATACAACCGGACCCATGGATGCGATTTCACCCACGTTCACTAGGCATTACAGCCCCATCATCCGGAAGGATTTCGTCCCCACCTCACCGAAAGCACGTATTCTCCGGCGGGGTTCAACGGATAGATCCCCTGCTCGAGCCGAACGGTGTAACCCATGAACTCGACTGGGTTCCCTGATTCCAGCCTGAAGGATTTCATGATGTTACGAATGGTTTCCCTCTGGTCCGGCGACAGGTCGTCGATGACGAGGATTATGCGCAGGTTGGCCTTGAAGGCCTTTTGTATCTGCTGGTCCAGCTCACGCCCAAGGTCGTAATCCCGTATGTGGGGCTTTATCTGTCGGATCCAGGAGAAGACCTTCTCCCGGGGCCCTTCATCGCTGGTTATCAGCTTTCATGAGCTTATCCGTCCACTCCGCCACGGTGTTGTCCCGCATTCCCTTGTCCGCCACCACCGAGAAGGCCGAGGCGAAGCGGATCAGCTGCGGGATGATGTGTCCGTTCAGGTAGTTAAAACGGTCAACGGCCCTGTACTTGGCCTGGCCGTAACATTCATACTCGATGAGGTTGATGGAGAACGCTCCCCCCTTGTCCGGTCGGAACAGGAGCATGAGCGCATCGGGGATGCCGCAGACCCCGTTACCTTCGTAGCCTTCGGGCCCCTTTGTCTTGAAAAGCCGGTTTTCCGGGAACAGGACGGTGTTGGATTCCGGGAACTCCGGGAAAAGGGAGTGGAAGTACCGGTTCACGAGGGACTCCAAACCCTGGTTCGGGTCCCTTTCCCCCTTGAAGTTGACCACATTAAAGATCCCGTGGTGGGCGGTTTCCAGAATTGGGAATCGGCATTTATGGTGACGGGGGCCGCTTTGATACTCATTGTTTCCACAAAATCAAAGAGGTCCTATATTGGATCGTTTATGCGCTATGGAGCACAAAATAGAGTAGATCTAAAACACAAGACGAGCATATAGCTATGCAAGCGCTACAGAGTCCCACAATAGATCTGTTTGCCTATATTTAAGCAAAAACACAAAAAACTAGACACCAATAGCATCTTAAAGACAAACAAATAACACATATAACTAACATTAAAATCAAATATCAAACACACCAAAGACTACAAAAAATAACAATCAGCCTACCCTACTATCATAACAGAATTACTACATAACCCAAGCATACTAGCAAAAGGATGCCTTAAAGCGACATTTTTTCCTGTTTAATTGCAACTTTATATCTGGATAAATCAATGATGCCATCTTATCCAAACCACAGGATACTATAAAAACAAAAAGACATCTAAAATACCCAACAAAAATTAATCGCCACAAACAGCCTAATACAATCCCCTAGATGAAGTCGAAGCACTCCTAAGGGCATTTATACTGTTCTTTGCTAATCCCTCTCCTTTTTTCAATATATTAGTTTTAATATTTCCATAACGGCCTATATAGCGGGTATCTATAATCATTTGTATTGCTGTGCCACTAAAATTTGTTTGTATGCATTTTATATTAATAGCGCCACGGCATCCTTCCATCCGCAAAGCAGAACTACCACTTGCTATCAAAAAACTCCCACCTAAATTTGCACATATTTGGCTTGCCATATATAATCCGTACCCAGAGTTTTTCCAAAAATCATCGTAAACATTCTGTTTACCCGTATTTGGCGAAAATTTCCTAGAAACACCTGGCCTTAGCGATAGTTCAAGTGCATCTTTATCGCTAGATATAGCATTACTATATATCGAATTAGACGAAAGGCTTTCATAAATTCCAATTCCTTCGTCCAACAAGCTCAATTCAACCTTATTCTTTGAAGGCCAGTATTGAGCACAATGCCAAACTTCACCAGCCTCACTATGCTCTGGGATATTCCTTATCATCTCACGCAAAAGATAAACCAAAGGATCTTGCAATTTTTTCAGAACGCCATAAAACCATTGCCATTTCCCTTGCTTTTTCTTCAATCAACTCGCCCACATAAACCATTTTTTCTTTGCTTGATTTGCATAAATCTTCAACAGATAGACTAGTTATTGGCAGGTAATTAAGATTACCAGAAGCTTCTCCTGGAACCTTCCCAATATTTATTCCAGAGGACAAAAAAATGCCATATGCTGAGCATATGTATTATTACAGTTTATAGCATCAAAATCACGACAAGCATACTGTTCCCGTAACCGTCTAAGCATAGACGATACAATCAGCATTGTAAACAGATAAAAGAACTTAACTCCTTCAAAATCAAAACCACGGACTTTATTTGTTTCACGGTCATTTAATTTAGAAAGACTCAAACAAAAACCTAAGGCATTAGACCAGGCTAGATCAGGCACAGGAATGTACTCCATGTAGCCTCACCCCCAATAATATTAGCCACTAATCCAATGCTTGTTAGCCAAGATATCGCGGATTTTAACTAATTTTGGCCATTTATTGTGCTTAATAGCCATATCCAAAGGCCTATTCCCCTATCCAGGTTGAACATGATATATTTAAAATTTATGATTTTAATCTCTCGCAAATACAATGCTCTTGATGCTATTATTTTTGAATTATAGCATAAAATTCCGAGTCTGTCACATATTTGTACCCGGTGTACCCGGCCAGTGATATTGTCACCACATAAGTGGACGGAAAGGGGATGGAGAAAATGCCCCATGAGAACGGATGACGTCTTCTTGTAAAAGGAATCAAGGCGGGTATATGTCATGGAGCAGCTGATTGAGGTAAAAAGATCATGGTAGGGCAAGCTTCCGATATCTTAGTGGTAAGGTAGCGTCACACAAAGAGGCTTAAGGCTAGAGACGTTTTCACTGTCCCACCAGCGGTTTAGGCGACATCTTTTCTATGCACCTACAACAACCCGCGAACCGGATAATCCAAGGGGTGAACCCCCAAAGACTGAATCTTAACCCCCGCAAACGGCCTTTACATCCCATGATGGTTGGCCCACAATAAGCTACCGGGTTTAAAAAGCCCCACAGGGGGACGACCCGCAAAAACCAAGTCAAGGAGGTTCAGCGTTGGAAGGACTGTTAAGTTTCCTGGGTCACACCATAAGCGCCTTCACCTACAAGGAAGCGGTCATGATAGCGGTTGGAGTGGGGCTCATGCACCTCGCCATAGTCAAGGGGTTTGAGCCAAACCTCCTGCTGTCCATGGGGTTCGGCACCATACTGGTAAACATACCGTTTACCTCCGCCCTCGACCAGATCTCCGGCGGCAAGCTCACCGAGGGGGCGTTGTCGCTGCTGTTCAAGGCCGGCATAGCCACCGAGATGTTCCCCTTGCTCATATTCATCGCCGTGGGGGCCATGTGCGACTTCTCGCCCCTCATATCGAACCCCCGGATGTTCATCTTCGGCCTGGCGGCCCAGGGCGGCATATTCATGACCATGGGGCTTGCGCTACTCCTAGGCTTCAGCCTCAACGAGGCGGCATCCATAGGGATAATAGGCGCCGCCGACGGCCCCACCTCCATATACGTGGCCAACCGGTTCGCCCCGCACCTACTGGGCCCCATATCGGTGGCGGCGTACACCTACATGGCCCTGGTGCCCATAATCCAGCCGCCGGTGATAAAACTCCTCACCACCAAGGCGGAGAGGTCCATGAGGATGACCTACGTCCAGAAGGAGGTGTCCAGAACGAAGCTCATCGCCTTCCCGGTGATAGTGACCTTGGTGGCGGGCATCGTGGCCCCTCCCTCCGCGGCGCTGATAGGGTTTCTCATGTTCGGCAACCTGCTAAGGGTCAGCGGCGTCACCGAGCGGCTATCCCAGGCGGCCCAGAACGAGCTGGCAAACATAGTGACCATACTGCTTGGCTTCACCATCTCCGCCACCATGACCGGCGACAGGTTCGTGAACCTCTCCACCCTCATGATAATAGCCATGGGGCTCGTGGCCTTCGTGCTGGACACCGCCGCAGGGGTGGTTATGGCCAAGGTCCTCAACCTCTTCCTGCCCCAGCACCTTAAGGTGAACCCCATGGTCGGCGCGGCGGGCATCTCCGCCTTCCCCATGTCCGCCAGGACCATCCAGAAGCTGGGACAGGAGGAGGACCCCGGGAACTTCCTCCTCATGCACGCCGTGGGGGCCAACGTCTCAGGTCAGATAGGCTCGGTGCTCGCCGGGGGCCTGCTGTTGGCCATGCTAAGTTGAGGGAGCCCTAAAACCCCAACCCTAAGACTAAAAGTATTCCGGCTCCGGAGCTCCCTGGTCGTAGACCCTATCCCTGGGCTTCGACCCTCCGGAGCCCTTCTTATCTGGCTTTAGCTCCCCTTCCCCGCCCTTAACCGCCGGCTTCGGCTTGCCGTTCACCTTGGGAGCCGCGTCCTTGGCGCCGAGGGAAGACGCCCCAGCATCGAGACTCTCCGACGCCCCATCGGGGCCCCCCGACGCCCCGGCGCCTCCCCCCAATAGGGGAAGGCCTGAAAAACTGGGGTACAGTATCCTTATGTGGGTCACGTCCTTGAGGAACACCCCCTCCGCAACGCTGGAGGCCTTGGGCATGTCCTGCCACTCCCCGTCTAAGATCCGAACCTTCACCGAAGCCCAGGACAGGTTTTCAAGAAAACCGCCCCCGAAGTCCCTCTCCGAAGGGCCTGGGGTGAGGTAACCGCTGAACAGGGGCCTTGCGCCCGGGGAAGCCCCGCCCCCCATGGAACGGACTATGAGCCACTGGGGCTCGTACCAGGCGGGCTTCATCTCGTGGGACCTGGCGTGCTCCTCCGGCACGATCTGGAAGCCCCCCATCTCCCCCGGCGGCGAGGTGGACACGCACACCACCCCCGGGTGGTTGGCCCTTATGCGCCCCACCCCCTGGTAGTGGCTCCCCTCGAAGAAGCCTATGCCGCTCACCGGGTGCACCACCTCCCCTATCACCTTAGACCCGGAAGGATACACCGCCTCCACCCGTCCGCCCAAACGGTTCTCCAGATCCACCCACAAGGGACCTCCCACGGGGGGTGCCACCCGGTAGCGGATCTCCACCGCGTCCTTGAGGGTGTTTTCATCCAAAGGTGCCTCGGAGCCGTCCCTCAAAACCGCCGCCACCGGGGTGCCAACCGGCGGACAGTAGAGGCCGAAAAGGCCACTGCCCCCAACACCGTCCACCACCACCGCGCTGAAGGGCCTTGAGGCGGGGGCCGTCGTATAGGAAGGTATCAGGCTCACCACCGATCCACGGCCATCCCTAAGACCCACCAGGATGTGAACCGCGTTCACCGCCGAGGCCACCACCGTCCCCACCTTGCCCCAACGGGAGGCCCCGAAGGCGGGGTACAAGGGCCTTACGGGGGTGGACAACACCTGCCCCACCTGGACCGACACTCCCCCCTGCTCCACCCGGGCCTGCCTGCCCCTCTCAAGGGGGACCCTCACGGTGAAAAGCTCCCCCTGGGCGGAAGCCCCGCAAGGGAAGGCAAAAAGCCACACGGAACACGAAACCCAAGCGAATATCCTCAAAAAAACATCACGCACCAAAACTCCACCCCCCAATAACCGGTCAATCATACCACCATGGCCGGCGTTGCGCCGAAAGACCTGAGGTGGTATAGTCCACATGACAACATGACGACCATCCTTGGGGGGATTGCCATGACGCTGCGGAAGGAAAGTCCGGTGCCCCTGTACTACCAGCTCAAGGAGAAGCTGCTCAGGAAGATAGAGCAGGGGGAGCTCAAGCCCGGGGACCCCATACCCTCCGAGCGGGAGCTCTGCGACCGGTACCAGATAAGCCGGATGACCGCCGCCAAGGCGGTGACAGCCCTGGTGAACGAAGGGGTCCTGTTCCGCCAGCGGGGGGTGGGCACCTTCGTGGCCCAACCCAAGCCCCCCTGCAGCTCCTCCACCCTGGGGGGCTTCACGGACAACATAAGGGAGGCGGGGCTCTCCTGCAGGACCCAGATCATATCCTTCTCCGAGGAACCCGCGGAGGGCAGCCTCCCCTCAAGGCTTCAGGTGCCCCAAGGGGCCGCGGTCTTCAGCGTCCTGCGCCTTCGGTTCGTGGAGGATGAGCCCTTCTCCCTTGAACACGCCTGGATCCCCAAGGACCGCTTCCCGGACCTCTCGTACCAGCTCCTGGACGGGGACTCACTGTACAGGCTCTTCAGGGAGCACCTCAAGAAACCCCCGGTGCTGGCCAGGCAGACCATAGAGGCGGTGCTGGCGAGCGAGTACGAGGCCAAGATGCTTCAGGAGGAACCCAAAACGCCGATGCTCCTCTTCAGAAGGGTGGCCCTGGACTCCGACGGGCTCCCCTTGGAGTTCTCGAAGTGCATATACCGGGGACGGAAGTTCCTGTACGAGATAACCTTCTCCATCTAGGCGCCACAAGGGCGTTCAACAAAGGGCAACGGGGGGAGATCCCCCTTAGGCCATAAAAATCTCACCACAGGGAGGTAGAAAGAGATGTTTGGAGGTCTTCAGAAGCTTGGCAAGGCCCTGATGCTGCCGGTGGCGGTGCTGCCGGCGGCGGCGCTGCTGCTTCGCCTAGGAGCGCCCGACGTGCTCAACATCCCCTTCATCATGCAGGCCGGAGGGGCCATCTTCGACAACCTGCCCCTCGTCTTCGCCATCGGCGTGGCGGTGGGCTTCGCCTTCGACGGCGGTGGAGCCGCGGCCCTGGCCGGGGCTGTGGGGTACCTCACCCTCACCAAGGCCATGGTGACCATCAACAAGGACATAAACATGGGAGTCCTGGCGGGCATCCTCTCCGGCGTCCTGGCAGGACAGCTTTACAACCGCTTCCACAACATCAAGCTCCCGGACTTCCTGGGCTTCTTCGGGGGCAAGCGCTTCGTCCCCATAGCCGCCGCGGGCTCCAGCATCGCCCTGGCGCTGGTGTTCGGCTTCATATGGCCCCCCATACAGCAGGCCATCCACGGGGTGGGAAACTGGATCGTGGGCGCCGGCCTTGTGGGGGCCTTCGCCTTCGGAGCCCTTAACAGGCTGCTGCTGCCCTTGGGACTCCACCACGTGGTCAACAGCCTGGTGTGGTTCGTCTTCGGCTCCTTCACCGACAAGGCGGGCAAGGTGGTCACCGGAGACCTCTCCAGGTTCTTCGCCGGAGATCCCACCGCTGGAACCTTCATGACCGGCTTTTATCCCATAATGATGTTCGCCCTGCCTGCCGCGGCGCTGGCCATGTACACCACCGCAAGGCCCGAGAACCGCAAGGCGGTAAGCGGCATCCTGCTCAGCGTGGCGTTGACGTCCTTCCTCACCGGCATAACTGAACCCATAGAGTTCGCCTTCATGTTCCTGGCCCCGGCGCTCTACATAGCCCACGCCCTCCTCACCGGCGCGGCCCTGGCCCTGTGTGAGGCCCTGGGGATCCACCACGGCTTCGGCTTCTCCGCCGGCGCCATAGACTACGTGCTGAACTACGGACTTGCCACCAAACCGATCCTCCTCATACCCATAGGCCTTGCGTTCGGCGCGGTGTACTACTTCCTGTTCGTGGCCATGATCAAGGCCATGGACCTGCCCACCCCCGGAAGGGAGGCGGCCCCCGCAGGCATGACCGCCTCGGCGTCCACCGACGAGGAACTCGCAAAACTCGCCGCCGCCTACATAGCAAGCCTTGGGGGAGCTTCCAACATAGCCTCCCTGGACTCCTGCATAACTCGACTTAGGCTCTCCGTGAAGAACGGCGGACTGGTGGTAGAGGAGGAGATCCGGAAGCTAGGGGCCACGGGCATAATAAGGCCCAACTCCACGGACATGCAGATAGTGGTGGGCACCAAGGCGGACCTCATCGCGGGCGCCATCAAGAAGCAGCTCAAGGGCTGAGGGGGGCATAGGCGGTGAAAGCCTTGCGGGGCGCATGGGTGGCGCTGCCCTCCGGTGAGGCGGTGGCGGGGACCGTGGTGTTCGACCACGTCATAAGGGACGTAATCCCGGGGACTCCTCCATTGGAGGGATGCCGCGTACTTGACTGCCCTGGGTTCTACCTCACCCCGGGGCTCATGGACGTGCACATCCACGGCATAGGGGGCTACGACGCCTGCGACGGCACGCCTGAGGCGCTGGAGGCCATGTCCCATCACCTTGCGTCCTGCGGGGTAACCGCCTTCTGCCCCGCCACCATGACGCTGCCGGAAGAGGAGATAAGGGGCATCCTTGGCAACATAAGATCCGCCATGGAGCGCCCCATGCCCGGCGCCAGGGTGATGGGGGCCCACCTGGAGGGCCCCTTCATCAGCCCCGAGCGGCCCGGGGCCCAGGACCGGTCGTTCATAAGGGACCCCAAGCCGGAGCTGCTGGAGGACTTCAAGGACGTCATAAGGATCGTGACCTTCGCCCCCGAAAGGGATCCCCACGGCGTCCTCCTTGACACGGCCCTTAGGCTCCACATGGTCCCCTCGGCGGGGCACTCCAACGCCTCCTACGAGGAGACCCAAAGGGCCTTCCTCCAGGGGGTCATGTCGGTGACGCACCTCTTCAACGGCATGGCCCCCTACCACCACAGGACCCCGGGGCTTGCGGGGGCGGCGCTGGACGCACCGGTATTCTGCGAGATCATCGTGGACGGCATCCACTCTCATCCCTCCGCGGTGCGGCTGGCGTTGAAGGCCAAGGGGGAGGACAGGCTGGTGCTGGTATCGGACTCCATGCGCGGAGCAGGCCTAGGGGACGGCACCTTCTCCCTTGGGGGGCAAGAGGTCACCGTATCCCAGGGGGTGGCCCGCCTTAAGGGGGGCGCCATAGCGGGGAGCGTCATAACCCTGGACCAGGCGGTGAGGAACTACGGCGCTTACACGGGCCTTAGGTTCGAGCGGGCCGTAAGGGGGGCCACCCTCAACCCCGCAAGGCTCCTGGGGGAGAGGACCTCAGGGACCATAGCCCCGGGCATGAGGGCGGACATGGTCCTGTGGGGAAGCGGCGGAGAGGTGGCAAGGACTTACGTGAACGGAATGGAGGTCTTCAGCAGATGAGGATAGTGGTAGCCAAGGACTACGACCAGATGAGCCGGATGGCCGCCATAGTGGTGGCAAGCCGGGTGATACTGCAACCCGACTGCGTGCTTGGGCTCGCCACCGGTCAGACGCCGCTGGGGCTTTACCGGAACCTGGTGGAGTTCTACAGGCACGGAGACCTGGACTTCTCCAGGGTCACCACCTTCAATCTGGACGAGTACGTGGGGCTAGGTCCGGACCACCCCTGCAGCTACCACCGGTACATGGAGGACAACTTCTTCTCCCACGTGAACGTACCACCGGAGAATCGCCACATCCCACGGGGGGACGCGGCGGACCTGGCGGAGGAGTGCAGGCGGTACGAGGAGGCCATATGCCAAGCGGGCGGCATAGACCTGCAGATATTGGGCCTTGGGGTGGACGGCCACATAGGCTTTAACGAGCCGGACGTGAAGTTCGAGGGCAGCACCCACGTGGTGCAGCTGGCCCAGAGCACCATAGAGGCAAACAGCCGGTTCTTCCCATCCCCGGACCATATGCCCCGCTTCGCCATAAGCATGGGAATAAAGACCATAATGAAGGCCAGAAGGGTGCTGCTTCTGGCCGCTGGAGAGGAGAAGGCCCGGGCGGTCCGGGGGGCGGTGCTGGGGGAGGTAACGCCGGATCTGCCGGCATCCATACTCCAGCTGCACCCAAACACCACCATAATAGTGGACGACAAGGCGGCTTCCCTCATAAGGGAAGCCATAAGGTGAGGGGAGGCGACGGCGTTGAGGAGGATGTTGGACCTTCACGCAAGCCACGTAAAAAGGCTCACCGGCAGAGATCTTCTGGACAGCATACGGCTTTCGGAGGGCAGGACCGTGGCCTGCGAGGTCATAGCCACCGCCCAGCCGCTGCTGGGGGACATAAGCAACCCGGAGCTCGCCAAGGCCATGGGGGCGGATCTGGTGATACTGAACCTCTTGGACCTCCAGAACCCGGTGGTAGGCGGGCTGCCGGAGGGGGACGGGATTGAGGAGCTCTTCCGCTCCTCCTTCCACCAGGGGCATGTAAGGCCCACTACCCACAGGAACCCCATCGCACTTGCGGGGGACATGACCGGATGCCCCATAGGGGTCAACCTGGAGCCCATGGGCAGCGGAGACATGGAGATCCCCCCGGGCAGATCCGCCACGGCGGAGAACGCCAAAAGGGCGGTGGAGATGGGGGCAAGCCTTTTGGTGATCACCGCAAACCCCTACACTGGGGTGGGGACGGCGGACATAATCGCCAGCGTAAGAAGCATAAGGGAAGAGCTGGGGGACGTGATAATAGGGGCGGGGAAGATGCACGCCGCCGGCTCCGACTCCCCCTGGAAGGATATGCCCAAGACCGCCGCGGAGCTGGTGAAGGCCGGGGCGGACCTGGTGCTGATCCCATGTCCTGGCACCGTGCCGGGACTCTCGGAAGAGCTATTCGCCCTGTCCGCGGAGGCGGTCCACAAGGCGGGGGGGCTTGTGATGTCCACCATAGGGACCTCCCAGGAGGGCGCGGACCGGGACACCATAGGGCGCCTTGCGCTGATGGCCAAGATGGGCGGGGCGGACGTGCAGCACATAGGAGACTCCGGCTACTCGGGCATAGCGGTGCCGGAGAACATAATGGCCCTCTCCATGGCAATAAGGGGCAGGCGCCACACTCTAAGACGGATGGCGAGGTCGATAGCCCGATGATAACCGGGTGGTTCAAGCGTAAGGAGTTCAAGGTTCTCTCCCCCTTCACCGGCACCGTGCGCCCATTGGAAGAGGTGCCGGACCAGGTGTTCTCCTCCAAGATGGCGGGGGACGGCGTGGCGGTGGAGCCATCGGAGGGGTTGGTGCTGAGCCCCGTGGACGGAATCATAGAGGTGCTCTTCCCCTCCGCCCACGCCTTCGGGGTGCGAACCCCCGAGGGGGTGGAGATCCTGGTTCACGTGGGGGTGGACACGGTGAACCTCCGGGGAGAGGGCTTTGAGGCCCTAAAAAACCAGGGGGACCGGGTGAGCGCCGGTGAGCCGGTGATAAGGTTCGACCTTGATACGGTGAGGTCCAAGGCGCCGTCCATCCTGTCCCCGGTGGTCATAACCACAGGACAGGCCTTTCGGGTGCTCAAGGAAGGGCCAGTGAAGGCCGGCGAGGCGGTCCTGTCCTACCAGCCCTAGGGGAAAGCGGCGCAACCGCAGGGGCTCCGGCGCCCATGGGGCCCCTGCCAAAACCGCCGCAGCTAAGGACCTTGGCGATACGGGGGTCAAAACCCGCCGGCGGACCCCATACGGCGCCGCAGCTCCTCCACGAAGACCCTCCAAGAGGGCTTGCCTATGGAAAGGGCGTTAACCGCCCGGCGCATCAACCCGGCGGCCTCCTCCATCCTTCCCTGAAGCCCCCGGTGAAGGGCCGCCACCGCGAGGACCGGCCCGTCGTCTCTCACCCACGGCATGGAAGAGAAGATCCCCAAGGCCTCCTCCGCGTGAGCGAAGGCCCCCTCCAGGTCCCCCGCCAGGTACTTAAGCCTCGCCAAAACGGAAAGGACGAAGGGCTCGACCCTCATGAAGCCCCTGGACCTCACCGATCCCAAGCATTCCATGACCCTTGCGATCCCCTCATCCAATCTGCCAAGCAGGAACAGGCACTCTCCACCGTAGATCCCAGCCGCCAAGCGATTGAGCTCGTGGGGGACGCCCATCTCCGACAACATCTCAAACTCCCCGGCGGAGGCCTCAAAGAGCCTGAGTGCCTCCCCAAGGCGCCCGGAGAACATCCTGGAAAGCCCCATGAACCTAAGGGACAGCCCCTTAAGGGGCAGCCGGGCCTTGATGTCCCGCAGCTTGAGGGCCGTCTCCTCAAGCATTGCGGGGTCCTCCACCTGTATGTAGAAGTACCCAAGGCGCCTCAAGCACCCAGCCAGCACGTCCAGATCCCCGGCCCTCAAGGCCATCTCAGCCCCCCGGGAGGTCATCCCAAGCCCCCGGTGGTACTCTCCCCACCAGAGGAGGAACCCGCCCTTCAGCATCATGTAGCGGGAGGCCAGGTCATCCCCGGCGCCGATGGCGGACATGAGGGACCGGCACT
Encoded here:
- the nagE gene encoding N-acetylglucosamine-specific PTS transporter subunit IIBC, which gives rise to MFGGLQKLGKALMLPVAVLPAAALLLRLGAPDVLNIPFIMQAGGAIFDNLPLVFAIGVAVGFAFDGGGAAALAGAVGYLTLTKAMVTINKDINMGVLAGILSGVLAGQLYNRFHNIKLPDFLGFFGGKRFVPIAAAGSSIALALVFGFIWPPIQQAIHGVGNWIVGAGLVGAFAFGALNRLLLPLGLHHVVNSLVWFVFGSFTDKAGKVVTGDLSRFFAGDPTAGTFMTGFYPIMMFALPAAALAMYTTARPENRKAVSGILLSVALTSFLTGITEPIEFAFMFLAPALYIAHALLTGAALALCEALGIHHGFGFSAGAIDYVLNYGLATKPILLIPIGLAFGAVYYFLFVAMIKAMDLPTPGREAAPAGMTASASTDEELAKLAAAYIASLGGASNIASLDSCITRLRLSVKNGGLVVEEEIRKLGATGIIRPNSTDMQIVVGTKADLIAGAIKKQLKG
- the nagA gene encoding N-acetylglucosamine-6-phosphate deacetylase, with the translated sequence MKALRGAWVALPSGEAVAGTVVFDHVIRDVIPGTPPLEGCRVLDCPGFYLTPGLMDVHIHGIGGYDACDGTPEALEAMSHHLASCGVTAFCPATMTLPEEEIRGILGNIRSAMERPMPGARVMGAHLEGPFISPERPGAQDRSFIRDPKPELLEDFKDVIRIVTFAPERDPHGVLLDTALRLHMVPSAGHSNASYEETQRAFLQGVMSVTHLFNGMAPYHHRTPGLAGAALDAPVFCEIIVDGIHSHPSAVRLALKAKGEDRLVLVSDSMRGAGLGDGTFSLGGQEVTVSQGVARLKGGAIAGSVITLDQAVRNYGAYTGLRFERAVRGATLNPARLLGERTSGTIAPGMRADMVLWGSGGEVARTYVNGMEVFSR
- the nagB gene encoding glucosamine-6-phosphate deaminase, with protein sequence MRIVVAKDYDQMSRMAAIVVASRVILQPDCVLGLATGQTPLGLYRNLVEFYRHGDLDFSRVTTFNLDEYVGLGPDHPCSYHRYMEDNFFSHVNVPPENRHIPRGDAADLAEECRRYEEAICQAGGIDLQILGLGVDGHIGFNEPDVKFEGSTHVVQLAQSTIEANSRFFPSPDHMPRFAISMGIKTIMKARRVLLLAAGEEKARAVRGAVLGEVTPDLPASILQLHPNTTIIVDDKAASLIREAIR
- a CDS encoding haloacid dehalogenase-like hydrolase → MRRMLDLHASHVKRLTGRDLLDSIRLSEGRTVACEVIATAQPLLGDISNPELAKAMGADLVILNLLDLQNPVVGGLPEGDGIEELFRSSFHQGHVRPTTHRNPIALAGDMTGCPIGVNLEPMGSGDMEIPPGRSATAENAKRAVEMGASLLVITANPYTGVGTADIIASVRSIREELGDVIIGAGKMHAAGSDSPWKDMPKTAAELVKAGADLVLIPCPGTVPGLSEELFALSAEAVHKAGGLVMSTIGTSQEGADRDTIGRLALMAKMGGADVQHIGDSGYSGIAVPENIMALSMAIRGRRHTLRRMARSIAR
- a CDS encoding PTS glucose transporter subunit IIA; its protein translation is MITGWFKRKEFKVLSPFTGTVRPLEEVPDQVFSSKMAGDGVAVEPSEGLVLSPVDGIIEVLFPSAHAFGVRTPEGVEILVHVGVDTVNLRGEGFEALKNQGDRVSAGEPVIRFDLDTVRSKAPSILSPVVITTGQAFRVLKEGPVKAGEAVLSYQP
- a CDS encoding GntR family transcriptional regulator; translation: MTLRKESPVPLYYQLKEKLLRKIEQGELKPGDPIPSERELCDRYQISRMTAAKAVTALVNEGVLFRQRGVGTFVAQPKPPCSSSTLGGFTDNIREAGLSCRTQIISFSEEPAEGSLPSRLQVPQGAAVFSVLRLRFVEDEPFSLEHAWIPKDRFPDLSYQLLDGDSLYRLFREHLKKPPVLARQTIEAVLASEYEAKMLQEEPKTPMLLFRRVALDSDGLPLEFSKCIYRGRKFLYEITFSI
- a CDS encoding sodium ion-translocating decarboxylase subunit beta, with protein sequence MEGLLSFLGHTISAFTYKEAVMIAVGVGLMHLAIVKGFEPNLLLSMGFGTILVNIPFTSALDQISGGKLTEGALSLLFKAGIATEMFPLLIFIAVGAMCDFSPLISNPRMFIFGLAAQGGIFMTMGLALLLGFSLNEAASIGIIGAADGPTSIYVANRFAPHLLGPISVAAYTYMALVPIIQPPVIKLLTTKAERSMRMTYVQKEVSRTKLIAFPVIVTLVAGIVAPPSAALIGFLMFGNLLRVSGVTERLSQAAQNELANIVTILLGFTISATMTGDRFVNLSTLMIIAMGLVAFVLDTAAGVVMAKVLNLFLPQHLKVNPMVGAAGISAFPMSARTIQKLGQEEDPGNFLLMHAVGANVSGQIGSVLAGGLLLAMLS